A DNA window from Paenibacillus andongensis contains the following coding sequences:
- a CDS encoding alpha-N-arabinofuranosidase, with protein MAKLIINADSPKGTIDRNIYGHFSEHLGRCIYEGIWVGLDSPIPNTEGMRNDVIEALKKLQIPVLRWPGGCFADEYHWKDGVGPAEKRKRMINTHWGGVLENNHFGTHEFLRLCELIEAEPYISGNVGSGTVAEMSEWVEYMTFDGESPMANWRQENGREKPWKLTYFGVGNENWGCGGDMRPEYYADLYRRYACYVRNYGDNRIFKIACGANSADYNWTEVLMREAAKHMDGLSLHYYTVPTGNWKDKGSATDFTELEWFQTLEKTLFMDELITRHDTIMTKYDPEKRVALIVDEWGTWFNVEPGTNPGFLYQQNTMRDALVAGINLNIFHKHSDRVRMANIAQVVNVLQSVILTEGADMLLTPTYHVFDMYKVHQGASLISTHAESPSYEMDGKKIDQLSVSASLDTANQLHISLCNLHHSDQLEVNCDIRGRTVGSVAGRILTSDSIQSHNTFDKPETVKLTDFTAYRFENDQLIVTLPAKSVVTLRLS; from the coding sequence ATGGCAAAGCTCATAATAAACGCGGATTCACCGAAAGGCACGATCGATCGTAATATTTATGGTCATTTCTCCGAACATCTGGGACGCTGTATTTACGAGGGGATCTGGGTTGGTCTGGATTCCCCGATTCCGAACACGGAAGGTATGCGTAACGATGTGATCGAAGCTTTGAAAAAACTTCAAATTCCTGTTTTGCGTTGGCCGGGCGGGTGCTTTGCCGATGAATATCACTGGAAAGATGGTGTGGGTCCAGCTGAGAAACGTAAGCGGATGATTAATACGCACTGGGGCGGTGTCTTGGAAAACAACCATTTCGGGACACACGAATTCTTGCGTTTGTGCGAGCTGATCGAAGCGGAGCCTTACATAAGCGGAAATGTTGGAAGCGGTACCGTAGCCGAAATGTCCGAATGGGTTGAGTACATGACCTTCGATGGTGAGTCACCCATGGCGAACTGGCGTCAGGAAAATGGGCGTGAAAAACCGTGGAAGCTTACCTATTTTGGCGTAGGGAATGAAAACTGGGGCTGCGGCGGTGACATGCGTCCAGAATACTACGCTGATCTTTATCGCAGATATGCGTGTTACGTGCGGAATTATGGGGATAACCGTATTTTCAAAATCGCTTGCGGTGCAAACAGTGCCGACTACAACTGGACGGAAGTATTGATGAGAGAAGCCGCCAAGCATATGGATGGTTTAAGTCTTCATTACTATACCGTTCCTACTGGGAATTGGAAGGATAAAGGCTCTGCTACAGACTTTACAGAACTAGAATGGTTCCAAACCCTTGAGAAAACCTTATTTATGGACGAACTCATTACACGCCATGATACCATTATGACCAAATATGATCCTGAGAAACGAGTTGCCCTCATTGTCGATGAGTGGGGAACATGGTTCAATGTAGAGCCTGGAACGAATCCCGGCTTCTTATATCAACAGAATACGATGCGTGATGCGCTCGTCGCCGGAATTAATTTGAACATTTTCCATAAGCATAGTGATCGTGTTCGTATGGCCAACATTGCTCAGGTCGTAAATGTCTTGCAATCCGTCATTTTAACTGAAGGCGCCGACATGCTTCTTACACCTACTTATCATGTCTTTGATATGTACAAGGTTCATCAAGGCGCTAGCCTCATTAGCACTCATGCAGAAAGCCCATCTTATGAGATGGATGGTAAAAAAATCGATCAACTCAGCGTATCCGCCTCCTTAGATACAGCTAACCAATTACATATTTCGTTATGTAATTTGCACCATTCGGACCAACTTGAAGTCAACTGTGACATTCGTGGACGTACGGTAGGATCAGTCGCGGGTCGTATTCTAACCTCAGACAGCATTCAATCCCATAATACTTTCGATAAACCTGAAACGGTAAAACTAACGGATTTCACCGCCTACAGGTTTGAAAATGATCAGCTCATCGTTACACTTCCTGCCAAATCCGTTGTCACGCTTCGTCTTTCATAA
- the pnpS gene encoding two-component system histidine kinase PnpS has product MTKFRAKLTFILILLIGCSMMIAGIFMAKVLENSHIKSLQENMERELQVITATGDWNRKGTDAELIFYYSEQAKHLKEATNERVTFVRADGKVLGDSDQRPEQMDNHLNRPEIASAAANGVGYITRYSDTLKENMLYAAIPVKNEAQEITGFLRISMSLEQVGKSIRSLWYFLISGLILLFLIAGIVSYRIAKGITHPIEKMTKVAQQITNMNYQSRVPAYNNDEVGQLGQAINRMSESLQQQMARIQENERRLQGVMENMMSGIMMIDREERIMLLNPSAEYILGFSSQELLGKKYNEAKQQYEFTKLIQECIETQDPIRDEMVFYYPEERILDIHLSPIAHEDEEWSGVLIVIHDITAVRRLERMRSEFVANVSHELKTPIAAVKGFAETLLAGALNDKETAVSFLQIIFDESERLNRLIGDILELSKIESKRIPMNFSPIYLPEFLERSLSVLRKEAEKKHIELSMQVDDDIYIEADEDRLRQIIINLLSNGIAYTHDGGKVKVRVEPLDMNADGDYERLRLIVSDTGMGIPKKDLPRIFERFYRVDKARSRSSGGTGLGLSIVKHLVELHKGTIRVDSEVGVGTRFTIELPVIH; this is encoded by the coding sequence ATGACCAAATTCCGTGCCAAACTAACTTTTATTTTGATTTTATTGATTGGTTGTTCGATGATGATTGCGGGCATTTTCATGGCTAAGGTGCTTGAGAATTCGCACATAAAGTCTTTACAAGAGAATATGGAACGCGAGCTCCAAGTCATTACGGCAACTGGTGATTGGAACCGAAAAGGTACCGATGCGGAGTTGATATTTTACTATTCTGAACAAGCCAAACACCTTAAAGAAGCAACGAATGAGAGAGTGACGTTTGTTCGAGCGGATGGAAAAGTACTTGGGGACTCCGATCAAAGACCCGAACAGATGGACAATCACTTGAATCGACCTGAGATTGCATCGGCAGCAGCGAATGGAGTCGGCTACATTACGCGTTACAGCGATACGTTGAAGGAAAACATGCTCTATGCCGCTATTCCAGTGAAGAATGAAGCGCAGGAGATAACAGGGTTTTTACGAATTTCCATGAGTTTGGAACAGGTAGGGAAGTCGATCCGCAGCTTATGGTATTTCCTGATTTCTGGATTGATCCTTTTGTTCTTGATTGCAGGTATCGTTAGTTACCGGATTGCGAAAGGGATTACTCACCCCATTGAGAAGATGACGAAAGTAGCTCAGCAAATTACGAATATGAACTACCAATCTCGCGTTCCGGCTTACAATAATGATGAGGTTGGACAGCTGGGGCAGGCGATTAATCGCATGTCCGAAAGTTTGCAGCAGCAAATGGCACGCATTCAGGAAAATGAACGTAGGCTTCAAGGCGTTATGGAAAATATGATGAGCGGAATTATGATGATTGACCGTGAAGAGCGGATTATGCTTTTAAATCCTTCTGCTGAATACATTTTAGGTTTCTCCTCACAGGAGCTGCTAGGGAAGAAATATAATGAAGCCAAGCAGCAATATGAGTTTACAAAGTTGATACAAGAATGCATAGAGACACAAGATCCGATTCGCGATGAAATGGTTTTCTATTATCCGGAAGAGCGAATTCTCGATATTCATTTGAGTCCAATTGCCCATGAAGATGAGGAATGGTCGGGTGTTCTTATCGTTATTCACGATATTACGGCGGTTCGCAGACTTGAGCGGATGCGCAGTGAATTCGTCGCGAATGTATCGCATGAATTAAAGACGCCAATTGCCGCGGTTAAAGGCTTTGCCGAAACGCTGCTGGCTGGTGCACTTAACGATAAAGAAACGGCAGTGTCGTTTTTACAAATCATTTTTGATGAGAGTGAGCGGTTGAATCGGTTGATTGGGGATATTCTGGAGTTATCCAAAATTGAATCGAAGCGGATTCCAATGAATTTTTCGCCGATCTACTTGCCTGAATTCCTAGAGAGATCGTTAAGTGTGTTACGAAAAGAAGCGGAGAAGAAGCATATTGAACTAAGTATGCAGGTCGATGACGATATTTATATCGAGGCCGATGAAGATCGGTTACGACAAATTATCATCAATCTGCTTTCCAATGGTATTGCTTACACCCATGATGGCGGCAAGGTTAAAGTACGTGTAGAGCCGCTTGATATGAATGCTGACGGAGATTATGAACGGCTGCGGTTAATTGTTTCGGATACGGGAATGGGCATCCCTAAGAAGGATTTACCTCGAATTTTCGAGAGATTCTATCGTGTAGACAAAGCGCGCTCCAGAAGCTCAGGCGGAACGGGATTAGGATTATCGATCGTGAAGCATTTAGTTGAGCTGCATAAAGGAACGATTCGGGTCGATAGTGAGGTTGGCGTCGGAACGAGGTTCACGATTGAATTGCCGGTTATACACTAA
- a CDS encoding helix-turn-helix domain-containing protein, translating to MLNELLKEHSIVPFVRQSEFAVRKPWTYPERRLLDYLLVYIQEGTCCFWVDHKKYIFQAGQFCLVQPGSLLTLEGLTTTVTPYIHFDLCYNSEREHSFPTRPGQIDLSAYINLMQPTIKDLYGIQMPVHVHPSNPSKLKETLFQVIEYAQQQDPLIQLKTQHLVTEIIITLLETYYQATQTPVHSFNWITSYFSNHLSEPISLEDMANRANLSVSRFSFMFKQRYGISPHQYLINMRVNHAKELLTNTDLSLESIALYCGFADLHHFSKMFKKRTGSTPGEHRKASKSILAQKIPNLR from the coding sequence ATGCTCAACGAATTATTGAAAGAACATTCGATTGTTCCTTTTGTCAGACAAAGTGAGTTTGCTGTTCGTAAGCCATGGACATATCCAGAGCGGAGGTTGCTTGATTACCTACTCGTTTATATTCAAGAGGGTACCTGCTGTTTTTGGGTAGATCATAAAAAGTATATATTTCAAGCGGGTCAATTCTGCCTCGTACAACCGGGAAGCTTGCTAACACTCGAAGGGCTGACTACTACTGTTACGCCTTATATTCATTTTGATTTATGCTATAATTCCGAACGTGAACACAGCTTCCCTACTAGGCCCGGCCAGATAGATTTATCAGCCTATATAAACTTGATGCAGCCAACAATCAAAGATCTATATGGGATTCAAATGCCGGTGCATGTCCATCCCTCCAACCCATCTAAATTGAAAGAAACACTTTTTCAGGTTATTGAGTATGCCCAACAGCAGGACCCGCTCATACAGCTAAAAACCCAACATCTCGTTACGGAAATTATCATCACGCTACTAGAGACTTACTATCAGGCGACACAGACACCTGTACATTCGTTCAACTGGATCACTTCTTACTTTTCCAATCATCTAAGCGAACCTATATCATTAGAGGACATGGCGAATCGAGCCAACTTATCGGTTTCCAGATTCAGCTTTATGTTCAAACAGCGATACGGTATCTCACCTCACCAGTATTTAATCAACATGCGGGTTAATCACGCTAAGGAACTGCTTACAAACACAGATCTTAGTCTCGAATCTATAGCGCTCTATTGTGGTTTTGCTGATTTACACCATTTCTCCAAAATGTTCAAGAAAAGAACGGGCTCTACCCCTGGTGAACATCGGAAAGCTAGCAAAAGCATTTTAGCACAAAAAATCCCCAACCTCCGATAA
- a CDS encoding sugar ABC transporter substrate-binding protein yields the protein MRMIKWLTIGCIMLLILTGCKGSTPSTQESFSTSSTPKSTMSNTKHSDPLIFGIIYPMTHPFYEMITDSIEKASKPYSIQLIVKAPDEINLEQQMRMMETMIAQKVNGIAIDPIDPVALTPIINKAAQAGIPVICFESDVPGSKRYSFIGSDPLKEGTLMGQIIDRNLKGRGMIMIEGSLSKSPQISLRLDGLLQYLKQKTEIQVLEMRYHDGDNEKAISDLEVMINEHPHFDALVPMDIVSSSNAILVWKSQGLKRYAITFGMTPDVKEALLNGQISSVISENEHLWGDKIIEQLLTASRNAPSSTWIDTGFQEIKQSNMDVEY from the coding sequence GATTAAATGGCTGACGATCGGCTGTATTATGCTGCTAATTTTAACTGGATGTAAGGGATCAACGCCATCCACACAGGAATCTTTTTCTACATCAAGCACGCCAAAATCAACTATGTCCAACACAAAACATTCCGATCCACTCATTTTTGGTATCATTTATCCGATGACACACCCTTTCTATGAGATGATTACCGATTCCATAGAAAAAGCTAGCAAACCTTATTCCATTCAATTAATTGTCAAAGCACCTGATGAAATTAATCTGGAACAGCAAATGAGAATGATGGAAACCATGATTGCACAAAAGGTTAATGGAATTGCCATCGACCCCATCGATCCTGTTGCGCTGACACCCATCATTAATAAAGCAGCACAAGCTGGTATACCCGTCATTTGTTTCGAATCGGATGTACCAGGCAGTAAGCGATACTCCTTTATCGGAAGTGATCCGCTTAAAGAAGGTACTCTCATGGGGCAAATTATAGATAGAAACCTTAAAGGCAGGGGCATGATCATGATCGAAGGGAGTTTGTCCAAATCTCCTCAGATCAGCCTCCGACTTGATGGATTACTCCAATATTTAAAGCAAAAAACGGAAATACAAGTTCTTGAAATGAGATATCATGACGGTGATAATGAAAAAGCAATTTCCGACCTGGAAGTCATGATCAATGAGCATCCACATTTTGATGCACTAGTCCCTATGGACATCGTTTCCAGTTCAAATGCAATCCTTGTTTGGAAATCCCAAGGGTTAAAACGTTACGCGATAACATTCGGTATGACGCCTGATGTCAAAGAAGCTTTATTAAACGGTCAAATCAGCTCCGTGATCTCTGAAAATGAACATTTATGGGGAGATAAAATTATCGAACAATTACTCACAGCTTCAAGAAATGCTCCTTCATCCACATGGATCGACACTGGTTTTCAAGAAATAAAACAAAGTAATATGGACGTTGAATATTAG
- a CDS encoding MerR family transcriptional regulator — translation MLINEISRKLGITARAIRFYEQKGLLTPAKQKENGYRTYTEQDAWRLQTIISLREVGMTLEDIRQTLAQTDLNQQEEVLSALQMQRSMLFQQWTEMKQIIGTMDQMIQAAQGSSKLPTELLYELAQQSKELRDLRGSWRDHWDFDRKALQFDELLQTDSSFVDITENGSLNDNDMSSPPIYTSYEAALDKIAQLISPAYGLKGLDVGTGTGNLAGKLQQIGLTMSAIDQSKQMLKLCAAKYADIELKLGNVLAIPFMDGTFEYVVSSFALHHLTEAQRELAWGEMLRVLKPGGVMCIADYMMQERNEADAFLANLISSKATKLPMMHEQVDLYMTHTHITEWLLSHTSQVKSEPLGNSIYVVYAQK, via the coding sequence ATGCTTATTAACGAAATTTCCCGCAAACTTGGCATCACGGCCAGAGCTATTCGCTTCTATGAGCAGAAAGGTCTGTTAACGCCTGCAAAGCAGAAAGAGAATGGCTATCGAACCTATACGGAACAAGATGCATGGAGATTACAAACCATTATTTCTCTACGGGAAGTCGGAATGACACTGGAAGATATTCGTCAAACCTTAGCCCAAACCGATTTAAATCAACAAGAGGAAGTGCTTAGCGCCCTGCAGATGCAGCGTTCGATGCTGTTTCAACAGTGGACAGAAATGAAACAAATCATCGGAACAATGGATCAGATGATCCAAGCTGCTCAAGGAAGCAGCAAACTGCCGACTGAACTGCTTTACGAGCTAGCCCAGCAAAGCAAGGAGCTGCGTGACCTAAGGGGAAGCTGGCGCGATCATTGGGATTTCGATCGAAAGGCCCTACAGTTTGATGAGCTGCTGCAGACTGATTCCTCGTTTGTAGATATCACAGAAAACGGCTCGCTGAACGACAACGATATGAGCAGCCCTCCCATATATACAAGCTATGAGGCAGCTTTAGACAAAATCGCTCAACTTATCTCCCCTGCTTATGGCCTTAAGGGCCTTGATGTTGGAACTGGCACCGGCAACTTGGCAGGCAAGCTGCAGCAAATCGGTCTCACCATGTCCGCAATCGACCAATCCAAGCAAATGCTCAAGCTTTGTGCGGCCAAATATGCTGACATCGAACTCAAGCTCGGCAATGTACTAGCCATTCCGTTCATGGATGGCACATTTGAATATGTGGTCAGTTCGTTTGCTCTTCATCATCTGACAGAAGCGCAAAGGGAGCTCGCCTGGGGTGAAATGCTGAGGGTATTGAAGCCAGGCGGAGTCATGTGCATAGCCGATTATATGATGCAAGAGCGAAATGAAGCAGATGCATTTCTGGCCAATCTTATCTCGTCTAAGGCTACTAAGCTGCCAATGATGCATGAACAGGTCGATCTCTACATGACGCATACCCATATCACAGAGTGGCTGCTTTCTCATACAAGCCAAGTCAAATCAGAACCATTGGGGAACAGCATTTACGTTGTTTACGCACAAAAATGA
- a CDS encoding Gfo/Idh/MocA family protein gives MSKTYRIAIIGCGGIANGKHMPSLNKLKNVEMVAFCDIVSEKAQEAAAKYGKEEARVYEDYREVLKDSTIDIVHVCTPNDSHAEITIAALEAGKHVMSEKPMAKTAADARRMVEAAKRTGKKLTVGYNNRFRGDSQHLHQLCSEGELGEIYFAKAHAIRRRAVPTWGVFLDEEKQGGGPLIDIGTHALDLTMWMMNNYEPKVVLGTSYHKLSQRENAANAWGPWDPSKFTVEDSAFGMITMKNGATIILESSWALNTLEVDEAKCTLSGTEGGADMKGGLRINGEKHSRLYTTEVELNAGGVAFYDGETESAPDLEMRLWIQAIENDTDPVVTPEQACVVSEILEAIYESAKTGKAVYFD, from the coding sequence ATGTCTAAAACGTATCGTATAGCAATTATTGGTTGTGGCGGTATTGCCAATGGCAAGCACATGCCAAGTTTGAACAAATTAAAGAATGTAGAAATGGTGGCTTTCTGTGACATCGTTTCCGAAAAAGCGCAGGAAGCTGCTGCAAAGTACGGCAAAGAAGAGGCTCGTGTATATGAAGATTACCGCGAGGTTCTGAAAGACAGCACCATTGACATCGTTCATGTCTGTACGCCAAATGATTCGCATGCGGAAATCACGATTGCTGCATTAGAAGCAGGCAAGCACGTTATGTCTGAGAAACCGATGGCCAAAACAGCCGCAGATGCACGCCGTATGGTGGAAGCAGCTAAGCGCACAGGTAAAAAGCTGACAGTTGGTTACAACAATCGCTTCCGTGGCGATAGCCAACATTTGCACCAGTTATGCTCGGAAGGCGAGCTTGGTGAGATTTATTTCGCTAAGGCTCATGCGATTCGTCGCCGCGCGGTACCTACTTGGGGCGTTTTCCTTGATGAAGAGAAGCAAGGCGGAGGCCCGCTGATCGATATCGGTACGCATGCGCTGGATTTAACGATGTGGATGATGAACAACTATGAGCCGAAGGTCGTACTCGGAACTTCTTATCATAAATTATCCCAACGAGAAAATGCAGCTAATGCTTGGGGTCCTTGGGATCCTTCCAAGTTCACAGTTGAGGATTCCGCATTTGGTATGATTACAATGAAAAATGGAGCAACCATTATTCTTGAATCAAGCTGGGCGCTGAATACACTTGAAGTGGATGAAGCGAAATGTACACTTAGCGGAACTGAGGGCGGCGCTGATATGAAAGGCGGGCTTCGCATTAATGGTGAGAAGCACAGCCGTTTATATACGACCGAAGTTGAATTGAATGCTGGCGGCGTTGCTTTCTACGATGGCGAGACAGAAAGTGCGCCGGATTTAGAAATGCGCTTATGGATTCAAGCGATCGAGAATGATACAGATCCGGTTGTAACTCCTGAGCAAGCGTGTGTCGTATCCGAGATCTTAGAAGCTATATATGAATCAGCAAAAACAGGGAAAGCCGTTTATTTCGACTAG
- a CDS encoding response regulator transcription factor, whose amino-acid sequence MAQKILVIEDEPTLARLLSYNLSQDGYDTKVIDHGGDGLQEALQQTYDLIILDIMLPGLNGFEVLAKLRQKGNSTPVIILTARNAEDEVVQGLKHGADDYITKPFGVAELLARVSAVLRRTQSEDVAADKLKSNEKVIQAGELFIYPEKYEVVLNGDSIPLRPKEFEVLLYLVQRPGVVVTRDDLMNIVWGFDYIGGQRTVDVHVSSLRKKLEMNQQSVQIDSIRGVGYKLVASMVKK is encoded by the coding sequence ATGGCACAAAAAATACTAGTTATTGAAGACGAGCCAACTTTAGCTCGATTGCTATCGTACAACCTATCTCAGGACGGGTACGATACGAAGGTTATCGATCATGGTGGCGATGGGCTTCAAGAGGCGTTGCAGCAGACTTATGACTTAATTATTCTCGATATTATGCTGCCTGGGCTGAATGGGTTCGAGGTACTGGCGAAGCTAAGGCAGAAAGGAAACAGCACACCTGTTATTATTTTAACGGCACGTAATGCCGAGGATGAAGTGGTGCAAGGTCTTAAGCACGGTGCCGATGATTATATAACGAAGCCCTTTGGGGTAGCGGAATTGCTTGCCCGTGTCTCTGCCGTTCTGCGAAGAACGCAATCGGAGGACGTGGCAGCGGACAAACTTAAGAGCAATGAGAAAGTGATTCAGGCGGGTGAATTGTTCATTTATCCGGAGAAATATGAAGTCGTTCTGAATGGGGATTCCATTCCGTTAAGGCCAAAGGAGTTTGAGGTCCTGCTTTATCTCGTGCAGCGCCCAGGCGTTGTCGTAACAAGAGACGATCTTATGAATATTGTTTGGGGCTTCGATTATATTGGCGGCCAGAGAACGGTAGATGTTCATGTGAGCTCGCTTCGTAAGAAGCTGGAAATGAATCAACAGTCGGTACAAATCGATTCAATCCGTGGCGTTGGATATAAGCTTGTAGCGAGTATGGTCAAAAAATAA
- a CDS encoding phytanoyl-CoA dioxygenase family protein, with protein MSIPETNHSNELPTMEDNYELSEQQKVSYQKKGHIALKQVASKSEIASYEPVISHLVKELNKHDKPLEQRDTYGKAFIQISNLWEKSEAIRRFVLARRFAKIAADLMGVDGVRIYHDQALFKEPHGGHTPWHQDQIYWPLDTDKTITMWMPLVPISQEVGSMTFASESHLMGYINKIVISDESHRTLAGYIEGKGFETMSHGAMEAGDATFHSGWTLHSAPGNPTDTMRKVMTVIYYADGTRVAEPDSRARENDLKAWFPGIRPGDLAATALNPLVYRRGAN; from the coding sequence ATGAGCATTCCGGAAACAAATCATAGCAATGAGTTACCCACTATGGAAGACAACTATGAATTATCTGAGCAGCAGAAAGTAAGCTATCAGAAAAAAGGACATATTGCTCTTAAACAGGTAGCAAGCAAGTCAGAAATCGCTTCCTATGAGCCTGTTATTAGTCACTTGGTGAAAGAGTTGAATAAGCATGACAAACCGCTCGAGCAGCGAGATACGTATGGTAAGGCCTTTATCCAAATCTCAAATCTGTGGGAGAAAAGTGAAGCGATAAGGCGATTCGTATTAGCTAGACGGTTTGCCAAAATCGCGGCTGATTTAATGGGGGTGGACGGGGTACGGATTTATCATGATCAAGCTCTATTTAAAGAACCTCACGGAGGTCATACCCCATGGCATCAAGATCAAATCTATTGGCCGCTCGATACAGATAAGACGATTACCATGTGGATGCCGTTAGTTCCTATTTCTCAAGAGGTGGGATCTATGACATTTGCATCAGAGTCCCATCTTATGGGCTATATTAATAAAATTGTTATATCCGACGAATCCCACCGAACGCTTGCCGGATACATTGAGGGCAAAGGCTTCGAAACGATGTCTCACGGCGCCATGGAGGCAGGCGATGCAACATTCCACTCCGGGTGGACGCTGCACAGCGCGCCTGGAAACCCAACGGACACCATGCGTAAAGTGATGACTGTGATTTATTATGCCGACGGAACACGAGTAGCCGAGCCGGATAGTAGAGCGCGTGAGAACGATTTGAAAGCATGGTTTCCTGGTATTCGACCAGGTGATTTGGCGGCAACTGCGTTAAATCCATTGGTTTACCGTCGTGGCGCAAATTAA
- a CDS encoding GntR family transcriptional regulator encodes MEKSPLVKEKLLEQLRHQIQSLQTDQLVKIPSERDLAENFDASRVSVRAAMKILVNEGLLVQLRGKGTYIVPSVLLDTLYVLCSRDIKGNDPFYTNFLVEITNLAAKQAIKISMVNPEHPIESSIPSPLVIIGQIDDETLDELKAASNQLFSIQRYAHRDDIIQIYFDDYRIGSKAAKTLYDNGHRTFTLLGGPDKYDSSRLRKQGFLEYCGQQGVHVQVITEKMNWEGGRRAADTLLSVGLTDAIFAVNDWMAAGFIQGLRENGYQVPADVSVIGCDDIPLAAQISPRLTTFSLDAKHLVEELLSAIHRNISNQTDSREQIVLSAAYVSRESVANIKQ; translated from the coding sequence ATGGAAAAATCCCCGCTTGTCAAAGAAAAACTGCTTGAACAGCTGCGCCATCAGATTCAATCCTTACAAACCGATCAACTCGTTAAGATTCCTTCTGAACGTGATCTGGCCGAAAACTTCGATGCTAGCCGAGTCAGCGTACGTGCTGCGATGAAAATTCTCGTTAATGAAGGCCTGTTGGTCCAACTGCGAGGCAAAGGCACTTATATTGTCCCTTCTGTCCTCTTAGACACGTTGTATGTGTTGTGCTCTCGGGATATCAAAGGAAATGACCCCTTCTATACCAATTTCCTTGTTGAGATCACCAACTTGGCTGCCAAACAAGCCATTAAGATCTCGATGGTTAACCCTGAGCACCCTATTGAGTCTTCTATTCCAAGTCCACTTGTCATCATTGGTCAGATCGATGACGAGACATTAGATGAGCTCAAAGCAGCATCCAACCAGCTATTTTCCATTCAACGTTACGCGCATCGCGATGATATCATCCAAATTTACTTTGATGACTATCGCATCGGCAGCAAAGCCGCCAAAACGCTTTACGACAATGGACATCGTACTTTCACACTACTTGGAGGACCTGATAAATACGACTCTTCGCGCTTAAGAAAGCAAGGCTTTCTAGAGTATTGCGGGCAGCAAGGTGTCCACGTACAGGTCATTACCGAGAAAATGAATTGGGAAGGCGGGCGGCGAGCAGCCGACACTTTGCTTTCAGTCGGTCTAACAGATGCCATTTTTGCCGTCAACGATTGGATGGCTGCTGGATTTATTCAAGGCTTGCGCGAAAATGGTTATCAGGTCCCAGCGGATGTTTCCGTTATCGGATGCGATGATATTCCACTCGCTGCTCAAATTTCTCCACGACTTACGACTTTTAGTTTGGATGCTAAGCATTTAGTTGAGGAGCTGCTTTCAGCGATTCATCGGAACATTTCCAATCAGACTGATTCTAGGGAACAAATCGTACTTTCGGCTGCTTACGTTAGTCGCGAGTCGGTTGCCAATATCAAACAATAA